In Bernardetia litoralis DSM 6794, the genomic window CCACATTACCAATTTTTTGATGTCAGAAGTATAAACACGGTCTTTGTCCCATTCTGGTAAAATATCATCTAAAAGACCTTTTAGAGCATTATTATCAGATGTTTTGATGTCTATTTTGAGTGCAAATTTTTCAAACATTTTATAAAACACATCTTGCAAAGGCACAGAGCCTTCTTCTGTAGTCGTATAAATAGAAATTTCTTTTAGAATAGAAATACGATGGCTTGCATCTGCCATGATTTTGGAGCGACCTCCTCCAATAGCTTCAATAATTACTCCGTTGCGAGTAGGTTTAAGAATTTGATAAAGTCCTGGTTTGCCCGAAATAACGGCTACTTCTTTAAGTTTCATATATACTATATAGAGTTAATGATTAGTTTTGAGAGAATTGGATTTTTAATTTTTGTACAAAAATTAGCTTACTTAGGTAAACGATTTTTGTGAAATAAAATTTTATTCGAAGGCTAAAGCTAAAGCCTGTATTATTATATTTTCTCACTTTGAAGAGCGAGCTACAGAATACAAGGGTGTAAAAATAGCAAAAATAAAATAGAATTTTAATTTACTTTTGTTTTACTTT contains:
- a CDS encoding DUF5606 domain-containing protein, with the translated sequence MKLKEVAVISGKPGLYQILKPTRNGVIIEAIGGGRSKIMADASHRISILKEISIYTTTEEGSVPLQDVFYKMFEKFALKIDIKTSDNNALKGLLDDILPEWDKDRVYTSDIKKLVMWYDILTQHAPELIDPTQKEEEEEEQTLVATQEEKEAEETLVEEETPTKEEKSKKKSSKKTAEEKEAKLKKKAAKKTDKPSAKTQKPTSKAATKAVKGKRGDK